CCTCGATCGTCAGATCGACTCCATGAATGATCGTAGCGCTGCCATAGGATTTCTTGATGTCTGTGAGCTTCAGCTCTGCCATGATTCATCCAATCCGGTTATTTCATCCCGGTATTGGCGATACCGGTGGTGATGAAGCGTTGCAGAAACACGAAGACGATCGCCACTGGGGTCAGGGTCATCACGGTCATCGCAAGGAGATATTGCCACTGCGTCTGCAACTCGCCCTGGAACGCATTGAGACCGATCTGAAGTGTGTAGGACTCCGTCTTCGTCAGGACGGCCAGCGGCCAGAGAAACTCGTTCCAACGCCACATGATCGAGAAGATCGTCAGCACCGCGAGCGCCGGCAGGGTCAAGGGCATGACGATGCGCCAGTAGATCTGCCATTCCGACGCCTTGTCCATGCGAGCCGCTTCGATGAGATCGCGCGGCAAGGTCAGCATGTACTGTCGCAGGAGGAATACGCCTGTCGGTGTCGCCGCCCCTGGCAGGATCACGGCCCAAAGCGAATTCACGAGGCCGAGATTGGTCACCACGAGATAGACCGGAACCAGGATGATGGTGATCGGGATCATGAGCGTACCGATCACCATCAGCATGGCGGCGTTCTTGCCCTTGAACTCGTAGATCGAGAGGGCATAGGCCGCCATGGAGTTGATCAGAAGCGTGATCAGCGTAGCGACCACGGTCACGAAGACCGAATTGGCGAGGAAGCGCGGGAACGCGAACCGTTGCAGCGGCTCGGAATAGTTCTCCGTCGCCAGAGAGAACTCGCGGACAGGGGTGCGCTTGTCGATGGCGACCCTAAAGGTCTGAC
This region of Microvirga mediterraneensis genomic DNA includes:
- a CDS encoding carbohydrate ABC transporter permease, producing MNIAHLATARRNPRSWHWTDIAAYTYLLLGVVLMFGPVLWLVLSSFKTQASLLEFPPSLLPLSQKEVVVSGYPQPLPLFTVTMEDGTKRELAQVRRIGIQAQMIDPANPGQTFRVAIDKRTPVREFSLATENYSEPLQRFAFPRFLANSVFVTVVATLITLLINSMAAYALSIYEFKGKNAAMLMVIGTLMIPITIILVPVYLVVTNLGLVNSLWAVILPGAATPTGVFLLRQYMLTLPRDLIEAARMDKASEWQIYWRIVMPLTLPALAVLTIFSIMWRWNEFLWPLAVLTKTESYTLQIGLNAFQGELQTQWQYLLAMTVMTLTPVAIVFVFLQRFITTGIANTGMK